One Erysipelothrix amsterdamensis DNA window includes the following coding sequences:
- the parE gene encoding DNA topoisomerase IV subunit B, translating into MSTQNYSASSIEILEGLEAVRKRPGMYIGSTDSRGLHHLVWEIMDNAIDEALNGYGTTIRLNIEDDMTVSIRDEGRGMPIETHTSGVSALQVIFTVLHAGGKFSEAGGYKTSGGLHGVGASVVNALSEEVNVSVFRKDGTYNMTFRNGGKEIEPLKKTSDRGPIGSRVRFKADPTIFKNSKFSFDTICERVQESAFLLQGIQFIVTDERVNVTREYRYEKGLEAFMEYIHEDQEVLNDVILLNGSDQGISVQIALQYNEGYNEDTYSYVNLVRTHDGGTHVAGFRSGFTKVINEWARKHNLLKDKEKNFEGNDVREGLSVILSVSIPENLLQFEGQTKGKLGTPVAKGVVDAVISEQLPYYLDVHHEEATKIITKIQKASHARLAARKAREQARNGKRNKIERILSGKLANAQTRNKNKNELYLVEGDSAGGSAKQGRDSKFQAILPLRGKVLNTQKAKFEDILKNEELNTIIHCVGAGVGKDFELKDCNYNKIIIMTDADTDGAHIQVLLLTFFFRHMRPLVEAGYVYIAQPPLYRVKSGKNVHYAYTEDELETYRKQYGKIELQRYKGLGEMNADQLWETTMDPETRSLIQVQIDDFLVADKRVSVLMGDKVDVRREWIEQNVAFTLEEDPHVA; encoded by the coding sequence TTGAGTACACAAAATTATTCAGCATCAAGTATTGAAATTCTAGAAGGTCTTGAAGCTGTAAGAAAACGCCCTGGGATGTACATTGGATCTACCGATTCACGTGGTTTGCATCATTTAGTATGGGAAATTATGGATAATGCGATTGACGAGGCCCTTAATGGTTATGGGACGACAATTCGTTTAAATATAGAAGATGATATGACTGTATCGATTCGAGATGAGGGTCGAGGAATGCCGATTGAGACACACACGAGTGGAGTCAGTGCATTACAGGTCATTTTTACTGTGCTTCATGCCGGTGGAAAATTTTCTGAAGCAGGTGGGTATAAAACAAGTGGGGGTCTTCACGGTGTTGGTGCATCTGTTGTGAATGCGCTAAGCGAAGAGGTTAATGTGAGTGTCTTCCGTAAAGACGGAACTTATAATATGACTTTTAGAAATGGTGGTAAAGAAATTGAACCACTTAAAAAAACAAGTGATCGTGGTCCAATAGGAAGCCGTGTTCGTTTTAAAGCAGATCCAACGATTTTTAAAAATTCAAAATTTAGTTTTGATACTATTTGTGAACGCGTTCAAGAAAGTGCTTTTTTACTGCAAGGAATTCAATTTATCGTTACTGATGAGCGTGTTAATGTAACGCGCGAGTATCGCTACGAAAAAGGTCTGGAAGCGTTTATGGAATACATTCATGAGGATCAAGAAGTTCTAAACGACGTCATCCTATTAAATGGTTCTGATCAGGGTATTTCGGTTCAGATTGCGTTGCAATATAATGAAGGATACAACGAAGATACTTACTCTTATGTAAACCTTGTTCGCACTCATGACGGAGGTACCCATGTTGCGGGTTTCCGTTCAGGATTTACAAAAGTTATTAATGAATGGGCACGTAAACATAACCTTCTTAAAGATAAAGAAAAGAATTTTGAAGGGAATGATGTTCGCGAGGGTCTTTCAGTCATTCTTTCTGTAAGTATTCCGGAAAATTTACTTCAATTCGAAGGACAAACTAAAGGTAAACTGGGAACACCTGTTGCGAAAGGTGTGGTTGATGCAGTTATTTCAGAGCAATTACCTTACTACTTAGATGTTCATCATGAAGAAGCTACAAAGATTATTACAAAAATACAAAAAGCCTCCCATGCTCGTTTAGCTGCTCGAAAGGCACGAGAACAAGCACGAAATGGAAAGCGAAATAAAATTGAGCGCATTTTATCAGGAAAACTTGCGAATGCGCAAACACGAAATAAAAATAAAAATGAATTGTATTTAGTGGAAGGGGATTCTGCGGGTGGTAGTGCAAAGCAAGGCCGTGATAGTAAATTCCAAGCTATTTTACCTTTACGAGGGAAAGTACTAAATACCCAAAAAGCAAAATTTGAAGATATTCTTAAAAATGAAGAACTTAATACCATCATTCATTGTGTGGGAGCAGGTGTCGGTAAAGATTTTGAATTAAAAGACTGTAACTATAACAAAATCATTATTATGACCGATGCGGATACAGATGGTGCCCACATTCAAGTGTTATTGTTAACCTTTTTCTTCAGACATATGCGTCCGCTCGTTGAAGCTGGATATGTTTACATTGCTCAACCGCCACTTTATCGTGTCAAATCCGGAAAGAACGTTCATTATGCTTATACAGAAGATGAATTGGAAACATACCGAAAACAATACGGTAAAATTGAATTGCAACGTTACAAAGGACTTGGTGAAATGAATGCGGATCAACTTTGGGAAACTACAATGGATCCAGAAACACGTTCGTTAATTCAAGTTCAAATTGATGACTTTTTAGTTGCAGATAAGCGTGTCTCAGTACTTATGGGAGATAAAGTTGATGTTCGTCGTGAATGGATTGAACAAAATGTCGCGTTTACGTTAGAGGAGGATCCACATGTCGCATGA
- the parC gene encoding DNA topoisomerase IV subunit A, whose protein sequence is MSHDSLIKLPIEDIVGERFGRYSKYIIQERALPDVRDGLKPVQRRILYAMFHDKNFYDKPYRKSAKTVGLVIGNYHPHGDSSVYEAMVRMSQSWKMNMPLIDMQGNNGSIDDDPAAAMRYTEARISKLSQKLLENIDEEVVPFVLNFDDMTTEPSVLPARYPNLLVNGSTGIAAGYATNIPPFNLNEIMDASIYRLHNPNCSVEEIMTMVQGPDFPTGAIIQGQEGIEDIIRKGKGRIVVRAKAEIVENKSMKQIVITELPYEVIKSNVVRKIDELRFTKASEGFGDVMDVRDESDRTGLRIVIDCKRDANVESILNLFYKYTELQVYYNANMVAIVDQRPKVCGLLEVLDAYLKFRQEVVLNRSKYRYEQKEKRLHILEGLMKATSILDEIIAVIRSSNNRSESRNNIMAEFGFTEAQATAIVDLQLYRLSSTDINALRDEFAKLANELEYLDLVIHNIDMLNNMIVKEFMEIKEAFDTPRRSAIEAEISELEVDHLSLITNEAVMVTVSRDGYLKKVSLRSYGSSQKDVIALMDEDMPVFSSEVETTDYLVFVTSKGRYGMILVHEIDEARWRDTGSHINQYMKCDPNEKIISVFTLKSFDTYRFIVTSTASGMIKKTAISELEVKRTNRLYDVMKLGKHDELVGAVITTNDEHLLLVSKEGQCMRLDLSEINPIGLRAKGVIGMKLKLNDRVVSTMGLSDESEVVFVSDRFQMKRIKAHDIAINNRATQGTSIVKMVKSNPHYLGEIFVGNIQDHILIYNDHTSIIPIKDVPIMSADATFSTVTSEKDFSILRPLVHVVKVAIPKVEDKSVTEPLKLDL, encoded by the coding sequence ATGTCGCATGATTCATTGATTAAGTTACCTATCGAAGACATTGTTGGTGAACGATTTGGTAGGTATTCAAAATATATAATTCAGGAACGTGCACTCCCCGATGTACGTGATGGATTAAAACCAGTTCAACGTCGTATTTTGTATGCGATGTTTCATGATAAAAACTTTTATGATAAACCATATCGTAAATCTGCCAAAACAGTTGGTCTTGTAATTGGTAATTATCATCCGCACGGAGATAGTTCTGTTTATGAGGCAATGGTCCGTATGTCACAATCTTGGAAGATGAATATGCCGCTCATTGACATGCAAGGGAATAATGGGAGTATTGATGATGATCCTGCAGCTGCTATGCGTTATACGGAAGCACGTATTTCAAAATTATCACAAAAACTTTTAGAAAACATTGATGAAGAAGTAGTTCCATTTGTATTAAACTTTGATGATATGACGACGGAACCTTCTGTTTTACCGGCTCGTTATCCGAACCTTTTGGTAAACGGTTCTACAGGGATTGCTGCAGGATATGCAACAAACATTCCTCCGTTTAATCTCAATGAAATTATGGATGCGTCCATCTATCGTTTACATAATCCAAATTGTAGTGTTGAAGAGATTATGACGATGGTTCAAGGTCCTGACTTTCCAACGGGTGCTATTATTCAAGGGCAAGAAGGAATTGAAGATATCATTCGCAAGGGTAAGGGACGTATTGTAGTTCGTGCTAAAGCAGAGATTGTTGAAAATAAAAGCATGAAACAAATTGTCATTACAGAGTTACCTTATGAGGTGATTAAGTCGAATGTAGTGCGTAAAATTGATGAATTACGATTTACGAAAGCCAGTGAAGGTTTTGGCGATGTTATGGATGTTCGAGATGAATCGGACCGTACGGGTCTACGAATTGTTATTGACTGCAAACGGGATGCGAATGTCGAAAGTATTCTTAATCTCTTCTATAAATACACTGAATTGCAAGTTTATTACAATGCGAATATGGTTGCGATTGTAGATCAACGTCCTAAGGTTTGTGGTCTTTTAGAAGTGCTTGATGCGTATTTGAAATTTAGACAAGAAGTTGTCTTAAATCGTAGTAAATATCGCTACGAACAAAAAGAAAAACGATTACATATTCTTGAAGGACTGATGAAAGCAACTTCAATCCTCGATGAAATTATTGCGGTTATTCGTAGTTCAAATAACCGATCAGAGTCTCGCAATAATATCATGGCTGAGTTTGGATTTACAGAAGCACAAGCGACTGCGATTGTTGATTTACAGTTATATCGTTTATCTTCAACAGATATTAATGCGCTTCGTGATGAGTTCGCTAAGCTTGCCAATGAGCTTGAATATCTTGATCTTGTTATTCATAATATCGATATGTTGAATAATATGATCGTTAAAGAGTTTATGGAAATAAAAGAAGCGTTTGATACACCGCGAAGATCTGCAATAGAAGCAGAGATTTCGGAATTGGAAGTGGATCATCTCAGTCTTATTACGAATGAAGCTGTCATGGTTACTGTATCGCGTGATGGATACCTTAAAAAAGTTTCCTTACGATCATATGGTTCAAGTCAAAAAGATGTGATCGCGCTTATGGATGAAGATATGCCTGTATTCAGTTCAGAAGTTGAAACAACGGATTATCTCGTTTTTGTGACTTCAAAAGGGCGATATGGAATGATTTTAGTTCATGAGATTGATGAAGCACGTTGGCGCGATACGGGGTCACATATTAATCAATACATGAAATGTGATCCTAATGAAAAAATCATTAGTGTCTTTACGTTAAAATCATTTGATACGTATCGTTTTATTGTGACATCTACTGCATCCGGTATGATTAAGAAAACAGCAATTTCCGAACTTGAAGTAAAACGTACCAATCGACTTTACGATGTTATGAAGTTAGGTAAGCATGATGAATTAGTTGGTGCGGTTATTACTACAAATGATGAACATTTACTTCTTGTAAGTAAAGAAGGTCAATGTATGCGTCTTGATCTCTCTGAGATTAATCCCATTGGACTTCGTGCTAAAGGTGTTATCGGGATGAAATTAAAACTTAATGATCGTGTTGTATCAACAATGGGCTTATCGGATGAATCTGAAGTTGTCTTTGTATCGGATCGATTCCAAATGAAGCGGATTAAAGCACACGATATAGCGATAAACAATCGGGCGACACAAGGAACCTCGATTGTGAAGATGGTTAAGAGTAACCCGCACTATTTGGGAGAAATCTTTGTAGGAAATATTCAAGATCATATCTTAATTTATAATGATCATACTTCTATTATTCCAATTAAAGATGTTCCAATTATGTCTGCAGATGCAACCTTCTCAACGGTAACTTCCGAAAAAGATTTCTCAATATTGAGACCTCTTGTTCATGTTGTGAAAGTTGCAATTCCTAAAGTAGAAGATAAAAGCGTTACTGAACCTTTGAAACTTGATTTATAA